One region of Gorilla gorilla gorilla isolate KB3781 chromosome 13, NHGRI_mGorGor1-v2.1_pri, whole genome shotgun sequence genomic DNA includes:
- the LOC109028282 gene encoding LOW QUALITY PROTEIN: olfactory receptor 13C3 (The sequence of the model RefSeq protein was modified relative to this genomic sequence to represent the inferred CDS: inserted 1 base in 1 codon) gives MGEINQTLVSEFLLLGLSGYPKIEIVYFALILVMYLVILIGNGVLIIASIFDSHLHTPMYFFLGNLSFLDICYTSSSVPSTLVNLISKKKNISFSGCAVQMFFGFAMGXTECLLLGMMAFDRYVAICNPLRYPIILSKVAYVLMASVSWLSGGINSAVQTLLSMRLPFCGNNIINHFTCEILAVLKLACADISLNIITMVISNMAFLVLPLMVIFFSYMFILYTILQMNSATGRRKAFSTCSAHLTVVIIFYGTLFFMYAKPKSQDLIGEEKLQASDKLISLFYGVVTPMLNPIIYSLRNKDVKAAVKYLLNKKPIH, from the exons ATGGGTGAGATTAACCAGACACTTGTGTCAGAATTTCTTCTTCTGGGTCTTTCTGGATACCCAAAGATTGAGATTGTTTACTTTGCTCTCATTCTAGTTATGTACCTAGTGATTCTAATTGGCAATGGTGTTCTAATCATAGCCAGCATCTTTGATTCTCATCTTCACACACCCATGTACTTCTTCCTGGGCAACCTCTCTTTCCTGGATATCTGCTATACATCCTCCTCTGTTCCCTCAACATTGGTGAACttaatctcaaagaaaaaaaacatttcctTCTCTGGATGTGCAGTGCAGATGTTCTTTGGGTTTGCAATGG CAACAGAATGTCTGCTTCTTGGCATGATGGCATTTGATCGTTATGTGGCCATCTGCAACCCACTGAGATACCCCATCATCCTGAGCAAGGTGGCGTATGTATTGATGGCTTCTGTGTCCTGGCTGTCCGGTGGAATCAATTCAGCTGTGCAAACATTACTTTCCATGAGACTGCCTTTCTGTGGGAATAATATTATCAATCATTTCACATGTGAAATATTAGCTGTCCTCAAGCTAGCCTGTGCTGATATATCCCTCAATATTATCACCATGGTGATATCAAATATGGCCTTCCTGGTTCTTCCACTGAtggtcatttttttctcctatatgTTCATCCTCTACACCATCTTGCAAATGAATTCAGCCACAGGAAGACGCAAGGCATTTTCCACGTGCTCAGCTCACCTGACTGTGGTGATCATATTTTACGGTACCCTCTTCTTTATGTATGCGAAACCAAAGTCTCAAGACCTGATTGGGGAAGAAAAATTGCAAGCATCAGACAAGCTCATTTCTCTGTTTTATGGGGTAGTGACGCCCATGCTGAATCCTATAATCTATAGCTTGAGAAATAAGGATGTAAAAGCTGCtgtaaaatatttgctgaacaaaaAACCAATTCACTAA